ACACCATTTTTACTTTTTTAACTGATAAGTCTGGAAACATTCTTACATCAACATTAAAATAAATTGCATCTAATAATTGCCCGCTATCCGATTGTAGTATTAGCTTTAAATGTTTACCTGCCAGTAGTTTTTGTTGCAAAATGCTAAACTCCCCCTCAAAACTAGGCTCAGGGAAATTTTGCCCCCAAGGTCCTGCACGATGAAGTATTTCTGCACTAGTAATGCTCAATTCATCTGTTGCAAGTTCACCATCAGTATAAATGATGCCTTGTAATTGTTCCGGTTCTAATATTTCATTAATCGTTTGGTCGAAAACTTGTTTAAAGTTGTCTAACTGAGAGTGATGAATAGTTAAACCTGCAGCCATTGCGTGCCCACCAAATCTTTCAATTAATTCAGGATATTGCATATCAATATATTCAAGTAAATCTCGCATATGCACACCTGAAATAGATCGAGCCGATCCTTTTAAATATTCGCTTTCTTCGCTTTCCTGTGCAAAGGCTATTACCGGTCGATTAAACTGATCTTTAATCCGAGACGCTAAAATCCCAATTACACCTTGGTGCCAATCCGCTTGGTATAACACGATACCGTGAGCTTGTTCTGATTGAGCAAGTAACGGTAATTTTGCACAAATCGCCAGAGCTTCTGTTTTCATCTCCTGCTCAAATTCTTTTCGAGTTTGGTTCAAAGAATCTAGTTCAAGAGCTAGTTGACGAGCAAGTTCCATATTTTCACAAATCAGTAACTCAACCCCTAACGACATATTTTCCATCCTGCCTGCGGCGTTCAATCTTGGTGCAACAGCAAAACCTAAATCAGCAGCTTGCAGCGTTAGGAGGTCTCTTTTGCTTACTTCCGCTAAGGCTTTTATCCCCAAACGGCAATGCCCTGAACGCATTCGCTGTAATCCTTGATGAACTAAAATGCGATTGTTTTGATCGAGTGGCACAACATCAGCTACTGTACCTAATGCCACTAAATCCAAAAGCTCGGCAAAATTTGGCTCTATTTTGTTCTGGAAATATTGTTGCTCACGCATTCGTGTTCGGAGAGCCATCATCACATAAAAAATGACCCCAACCCCCGCCAATGATTTGGAAGGAAAAGTACAAAACGGTAAATTAGGGTTTACCATTGCATCAGCATTAGGCAATGTTTCAGGTGGTAAATGATGATCGGTAACCAAAACTTGAATACCGTGTTGTTTAAGTAGCTCAATACCTTCAAACGAAGAAATACCATTATCTACCGTTAAAACTAAATCAGCCCCTTTTGCTAATACCATTTCTGCCACTGCAACACTTAAACCATAACCCTGTGAGAAACGATCCGGAATCAAATAATCAACTTGCTCGAAGCCCAACTGTTTTAACGCAATTATGGCAAGTGCCGTGCTGGTTGCTCCATCAGCATCAAAATCGCCCACAATTACAATACGACTTTGTGTATCAAACGCGTTGGTTAATAAATCAACTGCTTGTTCAATATTAGCCAGTTGTTGTGGTCTATGTAAATGTTGGAGATTATGCTCTAGCTCTTTCGTCGTTTTTATGCCCCGACTTTGATAAATTCGATTCAATAAAGGATTTTCAGATAAGGTTGCCGTTGTTAATAAAGGACGTTTTTTAATTAGTTTTTCCACGATAATTTTCTTTTTATAATAACAAGCGGTCTAATTTTGCATAAATTTTGCGATAACTCAAACTTTTCAAGATAAAAGTCTATTCAACCTGATAAAAAGCAAACTATTTATTGATTTTTATAACTTTTAGATATATCTTATTCCAAAATGATTAATTTTATTTTTTTATATCATATAACAATATGATTTACTTCGATTGTTTTTTATACAAATCATTTAAATAGATACTATAAGATGTTAAATAAATTTACCCTAACACTTTTATCTACAATAGTTTTAACCGCCTGCGGTAGCAGTGGTGGTTCTAGTAACACTCCACAAGAGAAGCACTCACCAAATGATGGTCTGGCTAAGTCGCTACCAAAAACTGACGTAACACCAAAAACTGATGTAACACCAAAAACTGATGTAACACCAAAAACTGATGTAACACCAAAAACTGATGTAACACCAAAAACTGATGTAACACCAAAAACTGATGTAACACCAAAAACTGATGTAACACCAAAAACTGATGTAACACCAAAAACTGATGTAACACCAAAAACTGATGTAACACCAAAAACTGAACAACCAAAAACAAATGCGGAGATTTTCGATTCATTCAACCGCGATGGTGGCAAATTCACATCATCAAAAAAATGGATTTCGTTGAAATTTGATGATGAGAACAAGAACATTCAAGTGCTTCCTTTATACGAAAAAATAGCATTTAGCGAAGATCAAGAAGTGAAAGCACTATTAGATAACTCAGGACAATTACTAGGTTATTTCGGCTATACATCATTCAGCCATATTGAGCCGAATATCAATAATCCAGGCGATGAGAGTGTAACACATTACAGCCTACCAATGTTAGAAATGGATAAAGCACAAATGATGCGTCCACTCAATAACATTAATTACGTAGGTTCATTCTACTATGTCTATGATAACGAAGCAGTTATTGCATTAACAGGTAGGGTGAGTGGGAATTACAGTGCTAAAGAAAAACGCCTGTTTTTGAATCTATTTGGACAGTATAACGAATCTTGGGAGCTGAAAGAGAATGGTCTCAAAAGAGGAGTAGAAGTGAAAGAAAATGGCGAAATCTTTGGGCAACTTTATGATGATAAAAGGAAACCAAACGCAACCTTTGACGGTGGTATTTACGGTAAAAATGGTGAAATTGTGGCTGGAACACTAGAGTATGAGGATCATACAATAGAAAAAAGTAGTTGGAAAGGTGTATTGGAAGCAAAAGCCCAATAATACTTGAACAACAAGCGGTCTGATTTAGTAAAAAATTACCAAATCAGACCGCTTGTGCTTTTTATGCTGTTACTCCAAAAGCATTTGGGCAAGCTCTTTCGGCTCAACATAACCACCGATTAATTCGCCTTCTGAGGTAACAATATTAGGAGTACCTGTTACGCCAAACTTAATGCCTAGTTGGTAGTGTTTTTTCACAATCTCAGGTGTTTTTAATTGGGTTGGTAACTTGCCATTTTCCGTATCATTTAAGGCTTTCATTTTATCTTGAGCAGTCCAAATCGCTTCCATTTGTTTTGCGGTTTGTGTATTCATTCCACCACGAGGAAACGCCAAATAACGAATGGTAATACCTAAATCATTATATTCTTTAATCTTTTGATGTAAAAGATGGCAATAATGGCAAGTAATATCCATAAAAACCGTTACAACGTGCTTTTCATTTTTGGCAGGATAAATAATCATTTCATTCGCATAAGAATTTAACTCTGCCATTAAACCTTGATTGGTTATATCGACTGCTTTGCCGTTTTTTAGCTCAAAAATTTTGCCTTGAATGATATATCGTCCATCTTCACTAATATAGACAATACCTTCATTTGAGGCTGCCATTTTAAAACCTGATAATGGCGATTCAGAAATTTTAACCTCTGTTGCCCCAATTTTTTCAAGCTGATTCTTCAGTTTTGCATCAGATGCAAAGGTAAAGGTTGATAAACCGATCAAACTTAACGCAATAATATTTGTTTTCATT
The sequence above is a segment of the Mannheimia bovis genome. Coding sequences within it:
- the dsbC gene encoding bifunctional protein-disulfide isomerase/oxidoreductase DsbC, yielding MKTNIIALSLIGLSTFTFASDAKLKNQLEKIGATEVKISESPLSGFKMAASNEGIVYISEDGRYIIQGKIFELKNGKAVDITNQGLMAELNSYANEMIIYPAKNEKHVVTVFMDITCHYCHLLHQKIKEYNDLGITIRYLAFPRGGMNTQTAKQMEAIWTAQDKMKALNDTENGKLPTQLKTPEIVKKHYQLGIKFGVTGTPNIVTSEGELIGGYVEPKELAQMLLE
- the recJ gene encoding single-stranded-DNA-specific exonuclease RecJ, translating into MEKLIKKRPLLTTATLSENPLLNRIYQSRGIKTTKELEHNLQHLHRPQQLANIEQAVDLLTNAFDTQSRIVIVGDFDADGATSTALAIIALKQLGFEQVDYLIPDRFSQGYGLSVAVAEMVLAKGADLVLTVDNGISSFEGIELLKQHGIQVLVTDHHLPPETLPNADAMVNPNLPFCTFPSKSLAGVGVIFYVMMALRTRMREQQYFQNKIEPNFAELLDLVALGTVADVVPLDQNNRILVHQGLQRMRSGHCRLGIKALAEVSKRDLLTLQAADLGFAVAPRLNAAGRMENMSLGVELLICENMELARQLALELDSLNQTRKEFEQEMKTEALAICAKLPLLAQSEQAHGIVLYQADWHQGVIGILASRIKDQFNRPVIAFAQESEESEYLKGSARSISGVHMRDLLEYIDMQYPELIERFGGHAMAAGLTIHHSQLDNFKQVFDQTINEILEPEQLQGIIYTDGELATDELSITSAEILHRAGPWGQNFPEPSFEGEFSILQQKLLAGKHLKLILQSDSGQLLDAIYFNVDVRMFPDLSVKKVKMVYKLDINEFRDNKTLQLKVEYMDYL